A DNA window from Vigna unguiculata cultivar IT97K-499-35 chromosome 10, ASM411807v1, whole genome shotgun sequence contains the following coding sequences:
- the LOC114166562 gene encoding ammonium transporter 2-like — translation MATAPAYEEHLPAAPRWLNKGDNAWQLTAATLVGLQSMPGLVILYASIVKKKWAVNSAFMALYAFAAVLICWVLLCYRMAFGDKLFPFWGKGAPALGQKFLISQAKVPETTHYFNNGTVESKMSEPFFAMASLVYFQFTFAAITLILLAGSVLGRMNIRAWMAFVPLWLIFSYTVGAFSLWGGGFLYHWGVIDYSGGYVIHLSSGVAGFTAAYWVGPRLKSDRERFPPNNVLLMLAGGGLLWMGWSGFNGGAPYAANVDASIAVVNTNICAATSLLVWTSLDVIFFSKPSVIGAVQGMMTGLVCITPGAGLVQSWAAIVMGILSGSIPWMTMMILHKKSSLLQKVDDALGVFHTHAVAGLLGGLLTGLLAEPELCRLILPVTNSRGAFYGGSGGVQFLKQLVAACFITAWNLVSTTLILLAIQFFIPLRMPDDQLEIGDDAVHGEEAYALWGDGEKYDPTRHDSSRVDKTSPSPYVNGARGFTIDL, via the exons ATGGCCACAGCCCCTGCATACGAAGAACACCTCCCTGCAGCACCGAGGTGGCTGAACAAAGGTGACAACGCGTGGCAGCTAACAGCAGCAACTCTGGTGGGTCTCCAAAGCATGCCAGGCCTGGTCATCCTCTACGCCAGCATAGTCAAGAAAAAATGGGCAGTCAACTCTGCTTTCATGGCTCTCTACGCCTTCGCAGCAGTCCTAATATGTTGGGTCCTCTTGTGCTACCGCATGGCCTTCGGGGACAAACTCTTTCCCTTCTGGGGCAAGGGTGCCCCTGCCCTCGGCCAAAAGTTTCTCATAAGCCAGGCCAAGGTCCCTGAGACCACCCACTACTTCAACAACGGAACCGTCGAGAGCAAGATGTCAGAGCCCTTCTTCGCCATGGCTTCTCTTGTCTACTTCCAGTTCACTTTTGCTGCCATCACGCTTATCTTGTTGGCTGGTTCTGTTCTTGGGAGGATGAACATTAGGGCTTGGATGGCTTTTGTGCCTCTTTGGCTCATTTTTTCTTACACTGTTGGGGCTTTCAGTCTCTGGGGTGGTGGCTTTCTCTACCATTGGGGGGTCATTGATTACTCTGGAGGCTATGTTATTCATCTTTCTTCTGGAGTTGCTGGCTTCACTGCTGCTTACTGG GTAGGGCCAAGGTTAAAGAGTGACAGGGAGAGGTTTCCACCAAACAATGTGCTGCTGATGCTTGCGGGTGGTGGGTTGCTGTGGATGGGGTGGTCAGGGTTCAACGGTGGAGCACCATATGCAGCCAACGTTGACGCCTCGATTGCTGTGGTGAACACCAACATTTGTGCAGCCACTAGCCTCCTTGTTTGGACCTCTCTCGATGTCATCTTTTTCTCCAAACCATCTGTCATTGGAGCTGTTCAGGGCATGATGACTGGACTCGTTTGCATCACCCCAGGTGCAG GGCTTGTGCAATCTTGGGCAGCTATAGTGATGGGAATACTTTCTGGGAGCATTCCATGGATGACTATGATGATCCTCCACAAAAAGTCAAGCCTTCTCCAGAAG GTAGATGATGCCCTAGGAGTATTTCACACACATGCAGTGGCTGGCTTATTGGGTGGCCTCCTCACAGGTCTCTTAGCAGAACCTGAGCTTTGCAGGCTCATACTGCCGGTGACCAACTCAAGGGGTGCCTTCTATGGTGGCAGTGGTGGCGTTCAGTTTTTGAAGCAATTGGTGGCAGCATGTTTCATCACAGCATGGAACTTGGTCTCCACCACACTCATTCTTCTAGCCATACAGTTCTTCATACCCTTGAGGATGCCGGACGATCAGCTCGAGATCGGCGACGATGCCGTCCACGGCGAAGAAGCCTATGCCCTTTGGGGTGACGGTGAAAAGTATGATCCAACCAGGCATGATTCCTCCAGGGTCGATAAAACTTCACCATCTCCCTATGTTAATGGAGCAAGGGGTTTCACCATAGACTTATGA